In Flavobacterium praedii, the DNA window TCCGTAACATTTACAGTAAATCCAAGTGAAACCATTACAGTAAATTACCCACCATCAACTCCATACTGTACCGCTAGACCAGTATTTACAATTGATGCTGTTGATGATACTGCAGGGCCAATAGACGGCATAAATGGCGCTACAAATGTTCTTAACGTATTCAAAAATGACACTTTGAATACCGTTGCAGTAAACCCTACAGACGTTACTTTAACTTTAGTAACAGCTGATCCAACAGGATATATGACAATGAATACTGATGGCTCAATAGATATTAAAGATGGTACTCCTGCTGGAACTTATATTTTGACTTATCAAATTTGTGAAAATGCAGACGAAGGAAATTGCGATACAGCCACTGTAACCATAACCGTTATTTGTACTGATAAAACTAAAATATCAGGTATTGTTTTCAATGCAGGTACAAACACTCCTTTGGCAAATGTTCCAGTAAATTTAGTACCACAAGGAACTACTACTGGACCAATCCAAATAAAAATTACCGATGCTCAAGGGTATTATAATTTTACAGGAATGGTTCCTGGAGATTATTTGGTTCAAGTACAAGATGCCAATTTGAATGCTGCATATCAATTATATCCAATAAATTCAAGTTTATTTTTTACCACTTTAGAAAATTGTAAATATCAAACTCACGATTTTGGATATGACAAATCCGATCTACCAGTATTAGGAGACTTTGTTTGGTACGATGTAAATAACAATGGAATTCAAGATGAGTGGTTTGATGCAAACAATGACGGATTAGTAACTAAAAATATTCCAGATGCAAATGGAGGTTTTGATTACAGTAAATGGGAATGGATAGATCTAAATGGTGACGGAAGCTATAAAGGATCTAATAATGTTGGAGAGTTGAATGCGGCCGGTTTTGGTAATGCAAAATCTCCAAATCTATTTGTAACGGGGCCTAATGATTATAATAAAAGTGTAATCATTGGTATTCAAGGTTTCTGGAGAAACCGACCACCAGTTGGAGCATTTGGAGATTACAAAGTGGAATTAAAAATGGATGCCAATTTAGAAGCTCAATCTTCAGCATTGGGAGCTACAGGATTGGTAAAAGTTTTACCAAATACAAGTAAAAAAGAAAATACTAAAAATACTGGCAAACCAACAAGTTTCGAAGTTTGCGGCCCTACTAATGGCAACCCACAAACAGTTGCTGTAACAGCACTCGATCCAGTACACTTGGATATTGACTATGGTATAAGTTGCAAAATGTTTGACGACATACAAGCTACCAATGACGTCTTTAATGTAACACAATGTTCTATTCTAAACGAATTAAGAAATGCATTAACAAACGATTTAATAAATGGATCTACTGCCAATTTAAGTGATTTTAAATTTAAATTATTAACGGCAATTAAACAATTTATTACAATTGATGAAAATGGAAATATAAAACTTATTGACGGAATAGCTACTGGACAATATACATTTGACTATCAAGTGTGTGAAGCATCAAATACTGCAAATTGTAGTACTGCAACAATCACCATAAACGTTGGTGGAATTGAACCGGCAACAATTTCTAGCACTACTTGTAATGCAGATACAACTCCATTAGATCTTAACACATTATTGCCTGCTGATGTTGCAAGAACAGGAACTTGGATTGATACTGATAATATAGGTGGCCTAAATGGTTCTATTTTAAATGCTTTTGGACTCCCTATCAATAAGTACAAATATGAATACAAACTGGCAGGCGATTGTCCACGTAGTATCTTCTTAGTTTTAGATGTTAATGATGATTGTAAAGTATTGGCGTGTAAATCGATTATTATACACAATGCGTTCTCAGCAAATGAAGATGGTATAAATGATTATTTCAAAATTGAAAACTTAGAAGATAATCTTTGTTATAATAACTTTAGAGTTGAAATATACAATAGATGGGGTGTTCTAGTTTTTGAAAAAGATAATTATAACAACGAAGGTAATGCATTTAGAGGACGATCTGAAGGTAGAACAACTATTAATAAAAACGAAGGATTACCAACAGGAACCTATTTCTACATTATTAGTTATGATACTTTTGACGGACAAGGAAAAACATTAAAAGTGAAAAAAGATGGTTATTTGTATTTAGTCAAATAAATCCAAATTAAAATACTCTGAGAAACAAAAAACCTCAGAGTATTTTAAACTATCGCTAAATAAAAGATTAACACTAAATTGAAATACCCTCAAAACTAAGCTATTAAAGCAAATAGCCATTTTAAACCAACAAAAAGCTAACTATGAAAACAAAATTATTTTCAATCGTTTTGATGTTTACAGCTATTGTGAGTTTTGCGCAACAAGATGCTCAGTATACACAATATATGTACAACACAATAAATGTAAACCCAGCTTATGCAGGATCAAGAGGAGCTTTGAGCTTTTTTGCTTTGCATCGTACACAATGGGTTGGGCTTGATGGTGCACCAATTTCTAACACTATTTCGGTTAATACTCCATTCAACAACAGTAGACTTGGTCTAGGTGTATCACTTGTAAATGATGAAATTGGACCATCAACTACTAATTCAATATCAACAGATTTATCATATACTATTCCTGTTTCTGAATCCTATAAATTATCATTTGGTGTTAAAGGAACTATTAACTTATTTAATTTAGACATAAACAAATTAAATCCAAGTGATCAAGGTGATCTCCAATTTCAAAATTTTAACAACGATGTTTCACCAAATGTGGGTGCTGGAATTTATCTACATTCTGACAAAGCTTATTTAGGTTTTTCTGTTCCTAATTTCATAGAAACAAATACCTATAATGATAATGATGTTGCTATTTATAAAGAAAAAATAAACTATTACTTAATTGGAGGATATGTTTTTGATTTAAGTCCTACCATAAAATTCAAACCTACATTTATGACAAAACTTGTAGAAGGATCTCCCTTACAAGTTGATGTTTCAGGAAACTTTATGTTCAATGAAAAACTTACAGTAGGTTTGGCATATAGATGGAGTGCAGCCTTAAGTGCCATGGTTGGTTTTCATATATCAGAAGGTTTGTATATAGGATATGCATATGATTTTGAAACTACAGAATTAGACAATTACAATTCAGGTTCACATGAAATATTCTTACGTTATGAAATATTCAAGAAAAATAATAAAATAACAACACCTAGATTCTTCTAATATTTTCATTTATTAAGAAGATTTGGTAAAACATTGGATATGCAACTTTTAAAAACAAAATTATAGTTGTTTACTCTTAATAACAGATGTCATGAAAAATATAGAAATCCTTTGTTTCTTACTTACTAGTATATTTTCATCCAATAGTTGGGGACAAAATACTGCTATTGACATAAATAATAAAAAAGTAAGCACTACACAAAGTAATATTTTGATCATGAAAGATAAAACATATACTCCAAATAAGAGGATTAAATATTATCATGTTGAAGAAATTACGATGATGAAATTTGGAGGATATAAAACAGTTTATGATGTTTCAAATCCAAAACTAATTAGGACTTATGATTTGGGTACTAATAATAAAAGAATAGTAACACCCATATTTGTTGATGGAGACCAATTAGAAAAATCAATTTTAAATTCGGATACTTTACTTAGAAGTAGCATTCCAAGTAAAATATTATTTTCTGATACTCCCAAAAAAGCAGATTCGTATGCATCCATAGACATTATTAAAACCTATGAAAGGGTAGCAGAAAAAGGTTTTGAATCTTTGGATATGATGAAAAAGCTAGCAAATTCCTATTTTTTTAATGATGAATTTGATAAAGCAGAAAAATATTATACTAAAATTTTTGCCAAAACCACTGATATTGAACCCGAATATTATTATCGATATTCAATCACATTAAAAGCGGTAGGAAAAATTGAAAAATCGAATGAATATTTAAAAAAGTTCAACCAATTATCTAGTAACAGTACTAGATAAATAACTAATAGTAATCAAAAAAACAGTACAGATTTCTAAAAAACTATTATTATGAAAAACATTACAGTACTTTGCCTAACGATACTTTCCTTTTTTACTCTAAGCACTAATGCGCAAAAAGCTAAAGTATTGAATGCGGATAAAAAATACGATAAATACGCCTACGTAGATGCCATAAAAACATACGAAAGATTAGCCGAAAAAGGGTATAAATCTCCTGAAATGTATGAGAAATTAGGAAATGCTTACTATTTCAATTCTGAATTAGACAAAGCGGCAAATTGGTATGAACAATTATTTGCATTAAATTCTAATGTCGATCCAGAAATCTATTACAGATATGCTTTTTGTTTACGATCTATTGGTCAAAATGAAAAAGCCAATGAGATGCTTAAAATGTATATTGAAAAATCGGATAATTCTACCAAAGGAGAAGAATACATAAAAGAAGTGAATTACTTGGATAAAATTAAAGCTAATTCTGGTAGATATAACGTTTCTGATGCAGGAATAAACTCAAAATATTCAGATTATGGCAGCTCTTTTTACAATGACAAATTGGTATTTACTTCTTCAAGAGATACTGGAAGTTTAGGCCAAAGAAAACACACTTGGACAGATCAATATTTTACTAATTTATATGAATCCAAATTGACGCCAGATTCATTATTAACAGATAAACCAAAAAAGTTTTCAAAAGGTGTAAAATCCAAATTTCATGAAGCAAGTGCCATTTTTAAAAAAAATGGCAATACTATGTATTTCACCAGAAATAATTATTTGGAAGGAAAAAAAGGTAAAAATGAAGAAAATGTAACCTTGATTAAGTTATACAAAGCCAGTTACATAAACAATGACTGGAAAAATATTACCGAATTACCTTTTAATAGCAACAACTATAGTACAGCACATCCCGCATTAAGTCCAGACGAAAAAACATTGTACTTCGTTTCGGATATGCCAGGCACCATTGGCGAATCTGATATTTTTAAAGTAAGTATTAATGATGATGGCAGTTTTGGCACACCTGAAAATTTAGGAAAAACCATAAACACTGCCGGAAAAGAAACATTTCCTTTTGTTACAGATGAAAATGAAATCTATTTTGCCTCAGACTCCCATTCTGGTCTTGGTGGTCTTGATATTTTTGTTTCTCAAATAAATCCAGACGGCACTTTTGGAGAAGTTCAAAATGTTGGAGCAGATGTCAATTCCACAAAAGATGATTTTGCATATTTAATCAATACCAAAAACAGAATTGGATTTTTCTCTTCCAATAGAGATGGAGGAAAAGGGTATGATGATATCTATCGTTTCAAAGAAATAAAAAGACTAGCAAAAAAATGTGTTCCAGAAATAAGCGGAATTATATCTGAATCTAAAGATGGTAAAAGCATTCCAAATACTAAAGTGTCAAATGCTAAAGTATCTTTATTCAATGATAAACATATATTGATTAGTTCTAAGGAAACCGATGAAAATGGCTATTATCTTTTTAATGTAGAAAGTAAAAACACGTATAGTATCAGAGTTGAAAAAGAAAAATACGATACTGCAGAAAAAACAATAACAATCCCTGTTAATGAATGCAAAATACAGTTAAACTTGTCTATACAACCCACTATTTGTAAGGTAACTATTGGGGATGATTTAGGAGGATGTTTTGGTATAAAATGGATTTATTTTGACTTAGATAAATCTAATATTAGACCTGAAGCTGCCTTAGATTTGGCCAAAATTTTGGATGTATTGAATCAATATCCAACAATGAAATTAGACATTCGTTCCCATACAGATAGTCGTGCTTCATTTAAGTACAATGATGGTTTGTCTGAACGAAGAGCAAAATCCACTAGAGAATGGTTGATCAAAAATGGTGTTGCACCAGATCGATTAGGAAGTAAAGGATACGGTGAAACTCAATTAGTCAACAAATGCTCTGATGGTGTACAATGTACTGAAGAAGAACATCAACAAAACAGACGTAGTGAGTTTATTATAACTGGATTATAAAATATTTTTTTAGCAAAAAAAACTACCTGTAATATGGTAGTTTTTTTTTGCTTTATAGAAATCTCAATTTTTAAATTTTTACAAAAATATTAGTATAATATTTTTTCCCATTTGCTGGATTTTCTCTTATCGAAATACCAAAATGTGTATAATCACCTTCAATATTTTGTTTATGTCCTTCGCTATTTAGCCAAGCATCGAAAGCTCCTTGAGCACTATTGTAATTATAAGCAATATTTTCACTTACTTTTACTGCACCCAAAACTTTTATAATATTAGAAGAACGAGCTTCAAAATCATTATGATTTACAACATTGTTTGCAATCATATAATTATCATGTTCTTCCGATTTGTAGGAAACATGATTGATTTTTTCTAATGCTTTTAACCCAATACTAACACGGTAATTATTAATCAAAGTCATTGTTTCCAATTCTACAGGACTATAATCGTAGTTTAAAACGAGAGACGAAGTTTGATCTGATTCTGTTGAAGTAGTTTCCTCAGAAGTACAGGAAATAAAAAATAAAATTGCAATAAATGAAGACACACGAAGTAATTTCGAATTCATATAAATAGTAGTTTAAATCTAAAGTAGATTGGGGGCAAACTCCTTTAATGTTAACGGTTTAGGCTAATTATTAATCCAAATAAACTGACTTAAATCCAAATCACCAAATATAATCGACGAACTACATCAAAAACACAAAAGATAATACAACATTCTTACATTATGGGGCTAGACGTGAAATTTTCCAAGAATAATCTTCTTCAAGTGTATATCGAATTCGATCATGCAAACGGTTAGGCCTTCCTTGCCAGAATTCAACTTCTTTAGGAAAAACAATAAAACCACCCCAATGTTTTGGTCTTGGAATTACTGAACCTTCGTAATCTTTTTCTAATTGTTTTAAATTTTCTTCCAAATAATTTCGAGAAGGTACAACTTCACTTTGATTGGAAACTATGGCTCCTAATTTACTTCCATCAGGTCGGGATTCAAAATAGCCATCTGAATTGTTTTCTGATGTTTTTTGTGCTATTCCTTTGATTATGACTTGTCGCTCTAAACTTTCCCAGAAAAACGAAAGACAAACATTTGGATTATTAGCTATCGCCCTACCCTTTTCAGAATTATAATTAGTATAAAAAATAAAACCTTCCTCGTTGAATTTTTTTAAAAGCACTACGCGCGATTTTGGAAAACCGTCTAAACCAATTGTTGAAACAGTCATAGCATTAATTTCACCAGTACCTTCAAAATCTTCTACTTCATGAAACCATCTGTTAAAAAGATTAATTGGGTCTTCTGGAATTGAAGATTCTAATAATTCACTTTTTTCGTATGACTTTCTATAATTACTTAAATCGCTCATTTTATTTAGTTTTATACTATTTTATTTTACTATTAAAATTCAAAACTTTTTCCATCATCAGCTAATAATACATTTTTAAAAACAGTTTCGGCTTCCTCTTTAAACAATTGAATGCTATCATACCGTGTAGAATAATGCCCTAATATTAATTGATTTGCATTGGCTTTCAAAGCGATTTTTGCAGCTTCTTTAGCAGTAGAA includes these proteins:
- a CDS encoding PorP/SprF family type IX secretion system membrane protein; the encoded protein is MKTKLFSIVLMFTAIVSFAQQDAQYTQYMYNTINVNPAYAGSRGALSFFALHRTQWVGLDGAPISNTISVNTPFNNSRLGLGVSLVNDEIGPSTTNSISTDLSYTIPVSESYKLSFGVKGTINLFNLDINKLNPSDQGDLQFQNFNNDVSPNVGAGIYLHSDKAYLGFSVPNFIETNTYNDNDVAIYKEKINYYLIGGYVFDLSPTIKFKPTFMTKLVEGSPLQVDVSGNFMFNEKLTVGLAYRWSAALSAMVGFHISEGLYIGYAYDFETTELDNYNSGSHEIFLRYEIFKKNNKITTPRFF
- a CDS encoding OmpA family protein, coding for MKNITVLCLTILSFFTLSTNAQKAKVLNADKKYDKYAYVDAIKTYERLAEKGYKSPEMYEKLGNAYYFNSELDKAANWYEQLFALNSNVDPEIYYRYAFCLRSIGQNEKANEMLKMYIEKSDNSTKGEEYIKEVNYLDKIKANSGRYNVSDAGINSKYSDYGSSFYNDKLVFTSSRDTGSLGQRKHTWTDQYFTNLYESKLTPDSLLTDKPKKFSKGVKSKFHEASAIFKKNGNTMYFTRNNYLEGKKGKNEENVTLIKLYKASYINNDWKNITELPFNSNNYSTAHPALSPDEKTLYFVSDMPGTIGESDIFKVSINDDGSFGTPENLGKTINTAGKETFPFVTDENEIYFASDSHSGLGGLDIFVSQINPDGTFGEVQNVGADVNSTKDDFAYLINTKNRIGFFSSNRDGGKGYDDIYRFKEIKRLAKKCVPEISGIISESKDGKSIPNTKVSNAKVSLFNDKHILISSKETDENGYYLFNVESKNTYSIRVEKEKYDTAEKTITIPVNECKIQLNLSIQPTICKVTIGDDLGGCFGIKWIYFDLDKSNIRPEAALDLAKILDVLNQYPTMKLDIRSHTDSRASFKYNDGLSERRAKSTREWLIKNGVAPDRLGSKGYGETQLVNKCSDGVQCTEEEHQQNRRSEFIITGL
- a CDS encoding tetratricopeptide repeat protein, whose amino-acid sequence is MKNIEILCFLLTSIFSSNSWGQNTAIDINNKKVSTTQSNILIMKDKTYTPNKRIKYYHVEEITMMKFGGYKTVYDVSNPKLIRTYDLGTNNKRIVTPIFVDGDQLEKSILNSDTLLRSSIPSKILFSDTPKKADSYASIDIIKTYERVAEKGFESLDMMKKLANSYFFNDEFDKAEKYYTKIFAKTTDIEPEYYYRYSITLKAVGKIEKSNEYLKKFNQLSSNSTR
- the pdxH gene encoding pyridoxamine 5'-phosphate oxidase, which encodes MSDLSNYRKSYEKSELLESSIPEDPINLFNRWFHEVEDFEGTGEINAMTVSTIGLDGFPKSRVVLLKKFNEEGFIFYTNYNSEKGRAIANNPNVCLSFFWESLERQVIIKGIAQKTSENNSDGYFESRPDGSKLGAIVSNQSEVVPSRNYLEENLKQLEKDYEGSVIPRPKHWGGFIVFPKEVEFWQGRPNRLHDRIRYTLEEDYSWKISRLAP
- a CDS encoding CAP domain-containing protein, coding for MNSKLLRVSSFIAILFFISCTSEETTSTESDQTSSLVLNYDYSPVELETMTLINNYRVSIGLKALEKINHVSYKSEEHDNYMIANNVVNHNDFEARSSNIIKVLGAVKVSENIAYNYNSAQGAFDAWLNSEGHKQNIEGDYTHFGISIRENPANGKKYYTNIFVKI